Within candidate division WOR-3 bacterium, the genomic segment AAAGTTCAGTAAGGTCTAAAACTTATAAAAGTGATCTGTTAGAAATGCTTGAAAGATATTTATTTTTTCTACCTGAATGCAAAAATAGCCACCAAAGAAATTCAATCCTTAATGAAGTAGATAAACTACGGGAAAGGATAGCACACAAAGAAAAAGAATTAAAAATAATAAAGTTTAAAACGATGACAATTGAAAGTTGTATCAACTAATTAAAAAAGCCCCTATTAATTTAGAGGCTTTTTTTTAATCCAAAATTTCTTCAATCGAACAATCGCAGTATTCCGCAATTGATTTTATACGATTGTAATCAGCGGTCAAGTCTTTAGAATTAACTATGTATTGAGCCGCTTGGGGGCTTTTGAGGTTTAAATGGTCTTTTAATCCATATACGCTTAAACCTTTCTTCTTTAATTGTTGTTTTAATTTTTTATTCATACTTGCAAATGTACAATAATTTTATGATAAAAAAAAGTTTGTTTATAGTTTGTTATTAAAAAAGATTTTGTATATTTGTCTCAAATAATAACACTAAAATTTATATTATGAATTACAATGAATCATACATCGTAAAAGACCACTTCGAAAAAATAGGGTTTAATGTTGAATTGGAATGTTCAAAATCATCTGATTACGTTACTATAAGCAACGATAACAAGTATGGAATAGAGTTAACAGTTAGATTTTCTGACCACTATCCAATGACTGGGCGTTCTGCTTGCGCTGATTTAGACTATGTTATTCCAAGTTTAAAAAGTAAATTTGAAGGTAAGTTTGAATGTAATATTTCAATAGATGAAGACGGAGATATAAGTTCTGATGAGGTTGAATTTGATAATGAAGAAGATAGAGATAATTATATGTTAAAAGTTATCTTAAAGGAGATTTCTGATAATATAGATTTTTAAAATTAATAAATAACCAAAATTATAAATTATGAAAACACTAACAACACTATTAATATTATTAGTTACAAGCGTAACTATTGGACAAGTACAATTCGGCAAGAAAGAAAGTTTTGCATTTTCGGCTTATGTAGATCCGAATGCATCAATAAAAGAAAATGGACTGGACATAGGAATAGACATTGAGTACAGAGGGGCAATGTATGCCAAGTTTGGAATAGAGAGTTTTGCCCAACTTCCAGGAGGTTACTTCGACATTCATGGGGGTTATGGTCTACGTCTTACATACGGTCATTTTGAGAACCTTGCAACGTATGCAGGAGGTAGAATGGGTGTAGCATTTAGGAACGGCGCACCTAACCCGATTGCTGGATTTGAGGGCGGTGTTGATTATACATTTGATAGCGGGTTATTAATCGGTATTAATGGCAGTTATATTTTCAGGGGAGATATGAAATCTATGGGATGGGATGAGATATGGAGAGAGAACTTTTATATTAGAGTTGGGTATTCTTGGGATTGGTAACGGACGAGTATAAACAACGTAACGATATGGAAAGAGAAATTTGGGAAATAGTAAAAGCATTGGATGAAAAGAAACTAACTGCAATTGAAGCGCATAAAAAGCTATGTGGTTTATATATTGTTAGCGGTAGTTCTTTGCTTAATCAATGTTTAAAAGAGCAAGAAGAAATAGTTAGCTCACCGATTAGATTCACTGGTATTCATATTAACAAACTAAAGCAAGTATTCCTTAAAAATGGAATTGAAGCTGACGAACTCGGTTTTTAAATTATAGTAAAAACATAAAATTATGAAAAGAAATATAAGCGAAACACCCGAAAGATGGGTAATATTAAAACTACCAAACAATTACTATAAAGTTTTTGGAACTTGGGCTGGTGGTTATTTAGATGGTGATAAATGGAAGTTAAACTCTGGAATTGATAAAGTAGAACAAGACGAAAACTTTTATTATTTTATTGGATTTAGTGGAAGTTGTTATAAGTGTCACAAAAAAGGATATGGAACAGCAACATCTTACGGATTAGGTATTTTAAATAAAATAATAGAACAAGGAAATGGTCAGATTGAACTAATGGAAGATGGTGGTGATTGGTTAAATGTGGTATAACGTATCGGTGCTATACGATGTGGTGGATTTTCAGCAGAAAGCCCAATACGAAGCACCAAAGTTTAATTAAGTACAAATGTTTAATCGAAGCACGTCAGCCGCCATATTGTATAGCACTTGTTAGCGGTTCGTGCTTCTCAAATCTGAATGAAAAAAATGGAATACATAGACGATTTAAGTTGGTCAAATATTGTCAATTTGATACAACACGAAGAAATTAAAGGAGCTGATTTGCTTAACACCTGCGCAAACGAACTTGAAGAAGTTAGAAAAGAAATTGCCGAACTTGAAAGCAAAGTAAACCGAGTAAAAAGCCGTGAGAAAACATTGCTACGTGCAAGTTATGATGTAGCAAAGCACCTAAAGAAAGAACTACCATTAGCAGTTCAAAGGCAAGGTTATATTGTCGTATTGTCAAAAGAAAATTTGTCAATTGAACGGAATGTCATTTAGCATGACCGCTAACGTTTTGGTATATGGTTAGTGCCGTGTAAATAACACAGACTTTAAAATTAAAAACAGAATTAATAATTAAATATTTTAAAAATGAATTGCAATGATAAATTAGTTTGCTTATTAGTAAGTAAAAAAAGGTGTACTATAACTGAAGAAGGTATATTTATTAAAGAAGGGAAATCAACTAAAAACGCAGTAATTAAAATAAGAGGAATGGTTGTTCCTAAAGGAATTAATATTGAAGATTATAGACCTTTGTATGTGAAAAAAGAAACCGTAGAACACCTGCCTTTTTTTAATTAAAATATTTAATTATGGGTAAACAAGCACAAACGATTGAATTAATCACGGAACCAGGCATTAACTATATACCGTGTTAGCAAATCGTTTTAATGTTTGCTAACACCTGTATAAGTTAAGTGCGAAGCATTTAATTTATACTTTGTTATCAGCAAATAAACTAATAAAGTACATTTATAAGTAGGAGCGTAAAACCCATTCATCGCTTTTTCAGCGTGGGTGGGATATAAGCGACTACTAACCTTGGCTTAAATAATAAAAAAAATATTTGCATAACTTATACTATTCACGTATATTTGCATAAGAAATGAAGAAAGTAAATAAAACATATAAATTCAGGATATATCCTAATGCTGAACAAGAAGAGAATCTTGCTAGGCATTTTGGGCATTCTCGTTTTGTGTATAATTACTTCCTCAATCAAAGAAAAGAACAGTATCAGAAAGATAAAAAGTCTGATAATTATTATGTTCAATCTGCCACCCTGACAAAACTAAAAAAAGAAGAAGATACAAAGTGGTTAAAAGAAGTAAATAGCCAAACACTGCAGTTTGCCTTAAAATCTTTGGATAGTGCATATACTAACTTCTTTCGTGGCAACGCAAAATTTCCAAGGTTCAAATCACGTAGAAATAAAAATAGCTTCACAGTCCCACAATCAGGCAAAATAGTTGATGGAAAACTAAACATACCTAAATTCAAAGATGGTATTAAAATAAAGTTACATAGAGAAGTTAAAGGTAAAATTGGTAAGATGAGTATTACCAAAACACCTACTGGTAAATATTATGTTTCAATTTTCACAGAACAAGAGGCTGATGAATTACCAAAAACAAATAGACAAGTTGGTATCGACCTTGGTTTAAAAGATTTTGTGATTACTTCCGATAATAAGAAATTTAAGAACAATAGATACACAAAAAAGTATGCTAAACAATTAAAGAAAGCACAACAGCACCTTTCTCGTAAGCAAAAAGGAAGCAATGGTTTTGAAAAACAAAAAATCAAAGTTGCCAAGATACACGAGAAAATTGCAAGTTGTAGATTAGATACCTTACATAAAGTCAGCAAAGAACTTGTTGAATCTTATGATTTAATAAGTATTGAAGACTTAAACGTTAAAGGTATGATTAAAAATAGAAAACTATCCAAACATATTGCGGATGCAAGTTGGGGTAACTTTGTAACCTTACTTCAATATAAATGTGATTGGTACGGAAAGGAACTTGTAAAAGTCAATAGATTTTTTCCTAGTTCAAAGACCTGCAACGAGTGTGGATGGATAAATCAAGACTTAAATCTTTCGATTAGAGAATGGACTTGTAAAAACGGTCATAAATTAGACCGTGATTTGAATGCAAGTCAAAATATTCTTAAAGAAGGTTTAAAAATATATGGTGAGGAACTCGCCATTACAAAGGTGGAGAGAAAATCAGACGTTAGTAATAGCGCATACTCTGTGAAGCCCGAAGCCAAACCCATCGGCTCTGCCGTGGGTGGGTAGTTCACAAGTTGATTAACTAATGGAATTAGAATATATGTGTCAATCTGGCGACTTGTCCGTTATCTTTTGAATGAATAAAACCTTCTACCGCTTTAGGCGCACCAGAAAAGCCATTTCGATGATGCCAACTATCTGTACCGCTAGGGCTTCTTAAACTCTCAACCGTAACTCCCGCAAAGTCTTTTGATGTCTTATGGTGTACGTGGTGTGTATAAATGTATCTATGCTTAACACTACTCCAATCTTTACTTTCGTGAGCCATCAACAAAGGCAAATCTTGCATTTTTGCCCCGTCCCCGTGTGTAGTTCCTATCAAATTGTTATGGTATTTATAGTATTTTCTATGTGAAATATCGCAATCAAAAGTAATATTTTTACAGTCCTTAAAATACGTTTGAATTACGTCGGCTAAAAAGAAACCATTTGTATAATCGTGGTTTGACGGGTTAAAAGTGAAGTGAACATCTGCAACCGACAGCAATATTTCTAATACATCAACATAAAGTTTTTTAGCGATTAAGAAATTAGTGTACCACATACCATCAGTATCTTGTGGCGTTCCACTTGTAGTTGTTCTTTTTGGCGTGTCTATGTGTAGTATATCGTTACCACCTATAAACAGTATTTTATCAATATTAAAGCCGTTAGACTTGCTTAAAATACCCCTGACGCCCTCCAAAACTCTTCTAACTGCTATTTGATTGTTATAAGCGTCTCCGCTTTCAAATGCTGATGCAAGTTTACCTATATGAATGTCGGCTGGATCAACTACTAATAAATGTGAATCGGGGTGTTTTTCCCTTTCTAATTTCTCAAATTTGGGAGTATATTTTTTAATGTCTTTTAATATCTCATCTCTTAAATCTAAATAAGTTTTTTCAACCTCGTTAACGTATAATGGATTTTTAACAAAAACACTTTCTTTTTTAGTCTTTTTCCATAGATGTTTAACCGTGCTAACATCTACTTCTAACTTGTTACAACTATCTATAACACCCTTTGAACGTGCTTCTTTAACTTGTTGCCATTGGTGCTTGTCTATCATATAGAGTGACTTATCTCGCCCCTCTTGCTTCTTATTAAGTTTTAATCCAAAAGAAGTAGCCTCTTGGTCGGTCAAGCGTTTTCTAACTTTCATATATGATTGGTTGGTTTTAACAAATATAGTTATAATTTAAAACCTATTGTTATTGAAGCATCAATTTTATTAGTGAAGTTGTTGTAATTAGCACCCGCCCCGATTAAGATTTTGTTGTTCATATTATACATTAAACCTAACTCAGGATTAAACGTGTTGTTAACTGGGTGTTTTCCATAAATAAATAAACCGCTTGCATTAATCGTTTTAGTGCGTTCTATTGTCTTTATTTCCTTGTTGTAATGAATTACGCCCTGAACATCTAATAATTCTCCTGTGGTCGTTATTTGCAAGTCTGCTGATGAGTTATCTGTCTTTATAGTAGTTTCGTATTGATTTGCATTAATTGTACTATCATTTTGCCTATCTCGATAAATTATAGTGTCTTTACCTTTTATTGTTTTAGTTTTTTCGACATAAACTTTTTTAGGTATTTCTTTTATGATTGTGTTGTTAATAGTATCGGTAACCTTAACTATTTTAACCACTTCCTTTTCCACTATTTCAGGCTCAGTATAAGTGCATTGTTTGAGTATTGCAAATAGTATTATAATTCCTATGATAACCCACCATATATCTATTTTCCTTTTCATATCTACTTTCTAAAATCCCACCTTGCTCTAGTTCTTCTGTGGTCATAATGAACAAAGCTGTTATAAATACCGATACCACCTTGCAACATATCTCCGTTATTTATCAAACTTTCGATAACCTTTGCTAATCTTTCAGTTGTATAACCCTTAACACGTATATCTGCTGCCTTTCCTAATAGATGTTGACTGTTTGGACTACCCCCCACTTTTTTGTTATGGCTTGGCGACCTATAACCGCTATTTATGTAAATAGGTTTACCTATATAATTTCGTAACACTTGTAATTGATTAGCAAGTTTCTGTACATTTTGCAATACATCGTCTGGCATTTCTGAGCCGTCTTTACTGTCAAACTCGCTCTTGTGAAAGTCTTTGGTTAGTTGCATAGGAAATATTTTAGTAGTTTTAAAATCAATATACTTTTTTATCCACTCAAAAATTGGTAGTATCATAATTTTATGTATATTTACACCGCTGACATTTCTATATCAAATTAGCCCTCTAAAACGTCATCACGGAGGGCTTTTTTTATTGGTGTTTCTTCTTATAATCTTCAAAGGCTTTCTTCAGCCGATTGTAACGTGCTTCCATTTCCTTAAACTTCAAATCGTACTTAGCTTCCAACTCCTTTAAATTCGCATCATAACGTGTTTTTAAATCGTCTAAAGCCGCCTGATACAATTCCATAATATCTTTATGGTTTGATGTTTCTGCTTTTTTAATTTCTTGGTTTCTCTTGTTTCTCTCGTAACCCCAAGCACCAGCACCTGCGCCAAGTGTTAATATTTGAGGTAAATATTCTCTTAGAAAATCATTCATTTTTATATTGGGGTTTTGGTTGGTTATAATTCTATAGCTTCTGCAATTTCGTGATCGGCTTCGTATTGAAATCCTAAAATATTTGCCATTGTTTGCGCGAGTTGCTCGTTATAGTATTGCTTTTGCTCGTTAACTATTCCTTTGTTTGTGTAAGGCGATATTAAGATAAACCAAGTTTCATCCGCTCCCTCTGTATTTGAACTGTGCGCCCCCCAGCTCGAACTCCCTCGCCCGTGGTCTGTTGTTATTAATATAGTGGTGTTGTTAGCGTACTGCGGATGCGTGTTAACAAAATCTACTAAGTCCTTGATGTAGACCCCTACATTCCTTGCAGCATTGGTATAGTCGTTCCAAATTCCATTGTGTGCAAATAAATCAGTCATTGCAAAGTAGAAATACATAACTTTAGGGTTATCAATTTCTAAAATGTTTTTCCCTAATAAGTATAAAAGTAATTCGCTTAACTCATTATTTTCTCCTATTCCACCACTTCCGAATTGATGTATTAAAGGCGTATAATTATCTATTTCACTAATTGATTTTTCTAATAAATATAAATACTTCTCATTGTGTATAGTTTCAGAATTAAAAATAGTTTTATAATCTACGCTAAAAACATCCCCTCCGCTATAAATATTAGTAGGTGTATAAATAGGAAAGTATGCTGCATCAGGGCGAAATAAAGGTACTGTGAAACCTCCAACACTTACCACTTGCACATTATCGCTATTATATCCTCGTTGCTCGTTAATATATTCTAAAACCGTTTTATGTGGGTTTCTTATTGGATTGTTACTTAATATCCCCGTTGTATTCCCTGTGAATATTTCGTGGTAGCCTGGATAACTTATATTAGTAGGATTAGCGACGTTTACCTTGTTTCCTACATTCCTATTTCCGTATAGATTACCAATAGTGCTTAGATAATCCCTATCAAATACGTCTGCATCTTCAAAAACTTCTTGCCATCTTAGACCGTCTAGTGTGATGACAATTAGATTTTCCGTTGTTGTATTTTGCGGTCTGGATTGCTCTGTTTCAGTTAGTTCAGTTGAGCAACTATAAAAAGCCGTTGCAATTGCTAAGATTATAAATAGTTTTTTCATAAAATCAATATTTGCGAAATCCAAATTGCTATAAACCCACCTAGAAAAGTTGCTAATCCGTCTGCAATTTCTGCCGTCCCTTTTCCAAGTAAGTAATCAATTATAATTTCTTTGCCTATTGCTACAATTAAGACAATAAATAAAGCCCATTCATAAGTTATAAATAGGTTTAATAATAATCCTAAAAGCAATCCCACGATAAAATGAAGTAGTTTATCTTTAGGGATGTTTACGATTGTTTGGTATATTCTTTTTAAAATTTTCATATTATTTGTTTTAAGTTTTCACTAATTATGATGTTGCTACCTCCATATTAATTAGTTAATACTGTTCTACCTTTACTTATTAATGATGATACTGCTGAGGCACTCGCAGCTGTTGGACTTGCAGCACCTGTACTACGTAAATCAATCGTACCTCCTCCTGATGTTGTGTTGTTATCAATATCAATTAGAATGTTGTCTATATCTGTTGGATTTGACAATTCGCCTGATTTTAATCTTATATAAAAATTTACAAAACCTGACGATAGTAAGGAGTATGTGTATGTGAATTGATTAGATATTAAATACAAGGTAGTAAGTAATGATAATCCACTAACCCCACTCATATCTCCAGTGAATTGATTACTATTTAATCGTAATGTAGTAAGTAACGTTAATCCAGTAACGCCAGTCATATTTCCTGTGAATTGAGTGCTATATAAAAACAAGTAAGTAAGTGATGTCAAACTAATAACGCCACTCATATTTCCTGTAAACTGATTATTTTGCAACCACAAGGAATCTAAATTCGTGAAATTAACTACATTTGTAAAATCGTAACTTCCAGTACTTGAACGCAAATAGCTAACATCCCCATATATTATAACGTTACCAATAAACGATGAAGCGTAAGTGTGTGTTCTGAAAACTCCTGAATCACTCGGATAAGTTTCTAACGTGCCATCTCCCCAATTAATAGTCCAATCGCTATTATCCACCGTTGCAATTATCATATTCGCAGTTGTACCGCCATTGAATGGTAGGATAGCGGATTTAATGGGTGTGATTGAACCTCTCTTAATATTTAATAATCTTCTTTTCATCCTGTATAAATTTCCCATCCATAAACAGACGGTTCCCATATATTATCATCAACTACCGAAATCCATACTTGCCCGTTATGATTTACCTTATCTCCTGTTTGATACGCATCGTGTGAACCTTGTGGCTGTACCCAATCTAATATCTCACCCTCTTGTGCTATCCTCACAAATAATGCGGGTACGTCTTTTGGCTGCCAATTCTCTTGGCTTTCGTGCGCTTGTACGCATTTATACAATACTAATTCATTTTCAGCATTAAAGTGTTGACACTTAAAGTCTAAAGTATAGTAAAATGGATGTGTCCAAGTTGGATATAACCCCTGATTATTTAATGCTTCGGTATCTGGTAAGGCTTGCACTTCATTTTCAACTTGAACTTTTAATTTCTCTTGAATTAAAACCTCTTTTTGTGCTTCTGAATTAGCCAATATTTCAGCTTGTATTTCTTCAATAGTTTTATCGATTACCTCATATGTGAAATAGTCGTTAACCTCGTCAAAATAAATACCTCCTTTGCGTTGAGTTTCGGTGTTATAAGTTGGTTGCACTACATCCCTAAAACCATCATCATAATGCACTTGTGCGTCTGCTAAGTGATAGTTTAATATGTTATTCCAAGTTTTAGGAATACTCCCAAAAAGTTTTATTTCGTTGTTTAAAATAATTCCAATCATTATGAAGAAAGATTTTGAAGTGAGTAAATAATATCGTCGTTATCGCCATCAATGCAACTTACAACTAAATGGTTTCTAACCGTTCCATCGTAAGCGTCATTACTTGGCAATGCTTCCCAATACGCTGGTAATGTTAGCACTTGGTTTCCTGAGATAACCAACTCAATAACCTTTGTTTCTGTTCCTGTTGGCAGGTTAGTATCGGTTAGTGTAGTTGCACCTGTTAAAGTAAACTCAAATACTTTATAGGCATCCCAATCTAAAGGAGTTGAACCCGTTACACTTGCGTCTGTTAGTCTTGTGCCTGTTATTTCTTCTTCTTTTGGGAAAGTTAAAACAGGATTTTCAGGGTCTGTATTATCAACCCCATCGCCTGTAACGGTTTGAACTCCACTACTTGGAATAACTACCTCGCTCCAAGTTTCATCTTTTCTAGCATATTGTTTGCCGTCACTTGGCGCATCTTCTATAGCTCCAATTTCGCTAGCTGTTGGAAATGTCATTACAACATCTTCAGGCGTTCCGCTTACTCCATCGCCTGTAACAGATTGTACGCCGCCAGTGACCTCTTTTATCTCAACCCATTCGTTACCGTTATACTGCCAAAATCCTAATACACTACTCCCATCAAGTTGAGCGTAAAAATCCCCTAATTC encodes:
- the tnpB gene encoding IS200/IS605 family element RNA-guided endonuclease TnpB, coding for MKKVNKTYKFRIYPNAEQEENLARHFGHSRFVYNYFLNQRKEQYQKDKKSDNYYVQSATLTKLKKEEDTKWLKEVNSQTLQFALKSLDSAYTNFFRGNAKFPRFKSRRNKNSFTVPQSGKIVDGKLNIPKFKDGIKIKLHREVKGKIGKMSITKTPTGKYYVSIFTEQEADELPKTNRQVGIDLGLKDFVITSDNKKFKNNRYTKKYAKQLKKAQQHLSRKQKGSNGFEKQKIKVAKIHEKIASCRLDTLHKVSKELVESYDLISIEDLNVKGMIKNRKLSKHIADASWGNFVTLLQYKCDWYGKELVKVNRFFPSSKTCNECGWINQDLNLSIREWTCKNGHKLDRDLNASQNILKEGLKIYGEELAITKVERKSDVSNSAYSVKPEAKPIGSAVGG
- a CDS encoding D-Ala-D-Ala carboxypeptidase family metallohydrolase → MILPIFEWIKKYIDFKTTKIFPMQLTKDFHKSEFDSKDGSEMPDDVLQNVQKLANQLQVLRNYIGKPIYINSGYRSPSHNKKVGGSPNSQHLLGKAADIRVKGYTTERLAKVIESLINNGDMLQGGIGIYNSFVHYDHRRTRARWDFRK
- a CDS encoding alkaline phosphatase family protein, whose translation is MKKLFIILAIATAFYSCSTELTETEQSRPQNTTTENLIVITLDGLRWQEVFEDADVFDRDYLSTIGNLYGNRNVGNKVNVANPTNISYPGYHEIFTGNTTGILSNNPIRNPHKTVLEYINEQRGYNSDNVQVVSVGGFTVPLFRPDAAYFPIYTPTNIYSGGDVFSVDYKTIFNSETIHNEKYLYLLEKSISEIDNYTPLIHQFGSGGIGENNELSELLLYLLGKNILEIDNPKVMYFYFAMTDLFAHNGIWNDYTNAARNVGVYIKDLVDFVNTHPQYANNTTILITTDHGRGSSSWGAHSSNTEGADETWFILISPYTNKGIVNEQKQYYNEQLAQTMANILGFQYEADHEIAEAIEL
- a CDS encoding phage neck protein fibritin → ITADVLRPILEAMVNQPNDLIGDLNDLTTTNKDSVVDAINEVNNLSNGGITIHYGSDTPFITPPVSFELGDFYAQLDGSSVLGFWQYNGNEWVEIKEVTGGVQSVTGDGVSGTPEDVVMTFPTASEIGAIEDAPSDGKQYARKDETWSEVVIPSSGVQTVTGDGVDNTDPENPVLTFPKEEEITGTRLTDASVTGSTPLDWDAYKVFEFTLTGATTLTDTNLPTGTETKVIELVISGNQVLTLPAYWEALPSNDAYDGTVRNHLVVSCIDGDNDDIIYSLQNLSS